One window of Balearica regulorum gibbericeps isolate bBalReg1 chromosome 20, bBalReg1.pri, whole genome shotgun sequence genomic DNA carries:
- the PDCL gene encoding phosducin-like protein translates to MTTLDDKLLGEKLQYYYSSSEGEDEDSEKEDKEGESTIPESVGEVELSSDGSAVNTGPKGVINDWRRFKQLETEQRQEQRREMERLIKKLSMTCRSHLDEESDKQKQKELQEKINGKMTLQEYNMIHNDEDDEEFLQRYRKQRMEEMRQQLYSGQQFKQVFEITSGEAFLDTVDKEHKSTLIMIHIYEDHIPGTESLNGCMICLAAEYPTVKFCRVKSSLIGASTRFTNNALPALLIYKAGELIGNFVRITDQLGEDFFAVDLEAFLQECGLLPEKDLVLLTSIHNPSACYSEDSDLEID, encoded by the exons ATGACTACTTTGGATGATAAACTGCTTGGTGAGAAGCTCCAGTATTATTACAGCAGTAGTGAGGGTGAGGATGAAGACAGtgagaaagaagataaagaagGAGAGAGCACCATTCCTGAAAGTGTTGGGGAAGTAGAGCTTAGCAGCGATGGCAGTGCAGTCAACACAG GTCCCAAAGGAGTCATTAATGACTGGCGAAGGTTTAAACAACTGGAAACCGAGCAGCGGCAAGAGCAGCGCAGAGAAATGGAACGACTCATTAAAAAGTTATCTATGACGTGTAGATCTCACTTGGATGAAGAGTCTGataagcagaagcagaaagagcttcaggaaaaaatcaatggaaag ATGACGTTACAAGAATATAACATGATTCACAACGATGAAGATGATGAGGAATTTTTGCAGCGATACAGGAAGCAGCGAATGGAGGAGATGAGACAGCAGTTGTACAGTGGGCAGCAATTTAAACAGGTTTTTGAGATTACCAGTGGTGAAGCATTTTTGGACACAGTTGATAAAGAGCATAAGAGCACATTGATCATGATCCATATTTATGAAGATCATATCCCCGGCACCGAATCCCTGAATGGCTGTATGATCTGCCTGGCCGCTGAGTATCCGACAGTTAAATTTTGCAGAGTGAAGAGCTCGCTCATTGGTGCTAGCACTCGCTTTACGAATAACGCTCTGCCAGCTTTGCTGATCTATAAGGCAGGGGAGCTCATCGGCAATTTTGTGCGAATCACTGACCAGCTTGGAGAAGATTTTTTTGCTGTAGACCTGGAGGCTTTTCTGCAGGAATGTGGTTTGCTGCCAGAAAAAGACCTAGTGCTCCTGACTTCTATACATAATCCATCTGCATGTTACAGTGAAGACAGTGATCTGGAAATAGACTGA